The region GGTCACCTCGAACGGTTCCTGAATCAGAGGATGAAAAACAAGGTCATCGTTCCAGAGATAGCGTGTATTCAGGTACTGTGACTGGTAAGCCACATAATTGGCGTAGGTCCGGGCCGTGCCCACATGGACATTGTAAAGACCATCCAAGGCATCGCCGAAGCAGATGTTAAGATACTCTACCAACTCCTTGAAATAAATACCGCCTCCTTTTTCCACCAAATCGAATTCATAAGGAATCTCCCTATTCTCAGGCACGGAAAGGAGAGCGAGCATGGTCAGAATCTCCTCGACCGTACCGGCGCCTCCGGGATGGACTTTACCGCGATGCGAGGCACGGATAAATGCTTCCATGCGCTCTTCAATAGTCGGAAAAGTCAGCAACTGGGTGACCAGTTCATTAGGCGCTTCAGCAGCGAGAATCTGTTTCTCGGAAAAACCGATAAAGTCCCGGAAGCCGAATCTTTCAAATGAATTCTGCTTACCGTATGCCACCTGCGCTCCCTTGAACGGAGCTTTCATGATGCCTACACCACACCCGGTGATATTCTCCATGTCGGGCATAAAAAGCGCAGTCCAGTATCCTAGTTCTTTAGCAAAATTATATTCATCAAGAGGAACCTGATGTCCCCCCCATGTGAACATGACAAGGCCGCGCTCACCACGATACATCAGCCCGGAATGCTCCACAAATTTCTTTGTGTTGCTGGAGCGGTTGCAATCAACTCCGCAATCGAATTGGGGGGCAAAAATTATATCACGAATTACCGCGGAAATGTGCTCCACAGACTGCCAGATAACATTACGGCCATCGTAGAGACAATCCCTAGGCACACGGGAGCACCGTAAATACACATGCCCGTTTACCGGTGCCACTTCAATCTGCATATCTTTAAATTTCACGCGTATTTCGCGTGTATCGCAGACATCATTCTTATGTACATTAATTAAAGCACCGATGATCTCAGTCATGCGGTTCTTAGGATCAGCCAGCCCTTTGGCAAGACGTTCAATGTCAGCTTCGCTGAACTGCTGTGAAACAATCCTGCGGGGAAGAATGGGAATCTTTAATTCAGTTTGCATAATGGAAATGAGTAATCGGAA is a window of Maridesulfovibrio sp. DNA encoding:
- a CDS encoding PpnN family nucleotide 5'-monophosphate nucleosidase, encoding MQTELKIPILPRRIVSQQFSEADIERLAKGLADPKNRMTEIIGALINVHKNDVCDTREIRVKFKDMQIEVAPVNGHVYLRCSRVPRDCLYDGRNVIWQSVEHISAVIRDIIFAPQFDCGVDCNRSSNTKKFVEHSGLMYRGERGLVMFTWGGHQVPLDEYNFAKELGYWTALFMPDMENITGCGVGIMKAPFKGAQVAYGKQNSFERFGFRDFIGFSEKQILAAEAPNELVTQLLTFPTIEERMEAFIRASHRGKVHPGGAGTVEEILTMLALLSVPENREIPYEFDLVEKGGGIYFKELVEYLNICFGDALDGLYNVHVGTARTYANYVAYQSQYLNTRYLWNDDLVFHPLIQEPFEVTFESMEGLNLSRDQEPFSLLINLRRFFSAVVHLTVKDPDMLDSWGDDRPLINGDKKILDATDQLVRKLALQGRIHPSKSNTPAYRIA